CGGACATTGTATTTGTTTCCGATCTCATTCAGCCGCGTGTTGGCGACGTCGCAAACGGCCGATATTTCGGCGTCGGGCAGGGCGCGGTAAGCGTCCGCATGGACGCTGCCGATGGCGCCCAGCCCTATGATGCCGACTTTGACTTTGTTTTTACTCATGTTTTTTTGTTTTTCCGTACAATTATGCAGTGATTGCCGCAAACGTTAACGGCCGCAGGTTGAAAAGCAAGAAAATTTTTACGGCCGGCCGGCCTCAAAAAAAAGGTTGCACTTGCGGTAAATATTGATAAATTACGGGCTTTTATTGGAAAGAGGAAGGGAACCATATGGCAAAACAATACAAGATTGCGGTGATTCCCGGCGACGGGACCGGGCCGGAAGTTATCAGGGAAGGATTGAAAGTCCTGGAGGCGGCCGCCTCTAGATTCGGATTCAAGCTTGATTTTACGCATTACGACCTGGGCGGCGCCCGTTACCTTAAAACGGGCGAAACCTGCCCGGCTTCGGTCGTCCAGGAACTGCGCAAATCTGACGCGATTTACCTCGGCGCGATCGGCCATCCCGACGTTAAGCCCGGCATCCTGGAAAAGGGAATTCTGCTGGCCCTCCGCTTTGAACTGGACCAGTATATTAATCTGCGGCCGGTCAAACTGTTTCCGGGGGTGGACTGCCCCCTCAAAGGCAAGGGGCCCGAACAGATTGATTACGTCGTTGTCCGCGAAAATTCGGGCGGAATGTATACCGGAACCGGCGGCATCATGATGAAAGGCACGCCCAACGAGGTGGCGGTGCAGAACATGTTGTATTCGCGCTTTCAGGTTGAACGCTGTTTGCGCTATGCCTTTGAATATACGCGCAAACGCAACAAGCGCAAGACCCTTGCCTTGAGCGGCAAAACCAATGTCTTGACTTATGTCTTTGACCTGTGGGAGCGCGCTTTCCATGAAATCGGGCAAAAAGACTATCCCGAGATCAAGCGCGATTATTACCATGTGGACGCCACTACCATGTGGATGGTTAAAAACCCGGAATGGTTTGACGTGATTGTCACGGAAAACCTTTTCGGCGATATAATCACGGACCTGGGCGCCATGACCCAGGGCGGCATGGGCATCGCCGCCGGCGGCAATATCAACCCCGAGGGGGTGAGCATGTTTGAGCCCATCGGCGGCTCGGCCCCAAAATACACCGGAAAAAATGTCATCAACCCCCTCGCGGCCGTTTGCGCCGGACAGATGATGCTGGCCGAGCTCGGCGAGGCAAAGGGCGCGGACGCCATTGAACAGGCGGTCATGTTCGTTACGGCCAACAAGGTGAAAAACCTCGGCGCCGGCAAGATGGGATATTCAACCAGCGAAGTGGGGGACATGGTGGCCGAAAAAGTCGCCGGTTGATTTTTATCCGGAAAAAATCTTTATTGCGGTCTGTTTTGCTTAAAGGGATAAAGCGATGAAAAAACACAAGGTCGGCATAGTCGGCATAGGCGCGGTTGGGGCCGAAATGATCCGCGTCCTCCGCCAACGCAATTTCCCGGTTGAGGAAATAAGGATTTTGGCGCGTTCAGAACGGGATGAGGTCATTGACGGCGAAACCTTTCATGTTATCCCGGCTTCGCCGGAGGCTTTCCAGGGATTGGATTTTGCCTTTTTCGCCGGCACTGAAGGGGCGAAAGGCGCGTCCCAGCAGTTCGGCTGGCCCGCGGTTGAAAAGGGCGTCATTGTTATTGATAACGGCGATGATTTCCGCATGGATTCACGCGTGCCCCTCGTGATACCGGAAATCAATCCGCAGGCATTGGACAAGCACAATGGTTTTATCGCCAATCCGAATTGCAGCAGCATCATAGTGTTGATGGCCTTAGCCCCTCTGCACCGGGTGGCGCGCATCCGCCGGTTTGTGGTGAGCACCTACCAGGCCGTCTCCGGAACGGGCCGGCCGGCGATGGTGGAACTTGAGCAGCAGGTCCGGGACTATGCCGCCGGCAAAGAACTGAAACATTCCGTCTATCCCCACCAGATCGCCTTCAACCTGATCCCCAAAATCGGCGGGCCGAAAGACGAGCTTCCGGGATATACCAGCGAAGAGCTGAAAATGCTGAAGGAGACCCGCAAGATATTTGAGGATAAAAGAATCAGGGTTTGCGCCACCTGCGTGCGCGTGCCGGTACTGAACGGACACTGCGCGGCCGTTAACATTGAATTTGACCGCCCGATGACCGTGGACGAGGCCCGCGCCATCCTGGCCAAGTCGCCCGGCGTGGTGGTTTACGATAACCTGCCGGCCGATGAGTATCCGATGCCGGTCAAAATTTCCGGCCAGGATAACGTTTACGTCGGCCGGATCCGCCCCGATGAAAGCGTCAAGAACGGGCTGGCGCTGTTTGTCAGCGGAGACAATATCCGCAAGGGCGCGGCCACCAACGCGGTCCAGATTGCCGAGCATCTGATTGCGTCCGGCAAGTGAGCGGAAAAATCTTACGAGTATGCTTAATCCCGGATTTTTCTTTTACAACCAGCCCGTGGCTTTGGCCAGCAAACGCACGTAATTGACGTAATCGGGCCAGGAAACGTCCGGCGGGACGCCGTGGTCGCAGCCGGGGATATAGCCGTCGTCTTCAATCACGGGGCGCAGTCTTTCTATTTCCGCTTCTATCACGCGGCCGCCCCTGGCCATGGCGCGCTTGTCCACTCCTCCGCGGAAAGCCATGTTTTTCCCGAATTGCTTGCGGAGCGCGGCAATGTCGTTGCCGGCCGCAACTTCCATGGGGTCGCAGACATTGATGCCAGCTTCAATCCAGAGCGGGATCAGTTCGCCGACGTAGCCGTCGGAATCGCAGGCGTAGACCGGCACGCCCGCGCCGCGAATGATCTCGCCCCAGCGCTTCCAGGTCGGCAACATGAATTTTCTGGCCATTTCCGGGGAAATCATGGAAAAATTCTTGTAAGCCATGTCTTCGGAGATGTGGATGCTGTCCGGGATGCAATATTTGAAAGTTTGCCTGAGCACCCCGGCGATATATTCCTGCCAGAAGGCGATCATATCGGCGGCCAGGGCGGGGGCGTCGTAAAACAGCATGCAGAGCCCTTCAAATCCAACCCATTCGCGCAACTGCCAGAAAGGGCCGTAAATGTTCGGCTCAACAAACCAGTCGCGCCCGCGCAACCGCCGGCCGAGTTCTTCGGCTTTCGGCGGCAGCCGCGCCGGGTCATTCGCATTATAACGTTTTTTCATGTCTTCCCAGTCCTTGCGGTTTTCCACCGGGCATTTGAGCCAGCGCCGGGTCACAAAATCCCTGCCGCTGCGCAGATATTCCACGGAATATTTCTTGTCAATCTCGCAGACGTTGCCTTTCCAGTCCTGAACGATTATGGAATTTTCATTCTCCTCAATGGTTTTTTCCTCAAACTGCGGGATCATCATAAAATTGACAGAAAAATTTGTTCCGCCCTGCGGCCAGGGCAGTTTTCCCCCCGCCAGGCGGTAGGCGTATTCGTTGTATTGATTGGCCTGGTCCGCGGGCAATCCCTGTTTCCGCCAGGCGGCAATTGTTGATTCCCGTCCGCAACCCGGCGTCAGTGGGACCATGTCGGGTTTTTTAAACAACAACGTTTGCAGGCATCGGTCGCGTTCGTTCATGGTGGTTTTCCTTCTCTGATTATATACTATTCGCTTATGTTATGAATTAGCTTGAATTGTTTATGGGGCAATGTTAGTAAATGCTTTCATGTAAAACAATGCACAAAGCGATCATTTGTATGGACAAAACAATCGCAAAGATAACTGTCTTCCGCGAAACGCGGTTCCGGACGCCCGGCGTTTATGAGCGCCGGGCCGGACTATGGGTGGACCGTATCGGCAGCGCGCGGGACGCGGGAAAAGACCTTTGCCGGCTGCGCATTCTGGGACAGTGCGCGGTTGTGGCGGTGGAATCGGGCGCAGGCGTTTTAATAACGCAAAGCGGTGGCCGTTATCCCGTTCAAGCCGGCGATGCGTTTCTGCTCCTGCCGGAAGAACCGGCGGTTTACGGTCCGGACCGGACCTGGTTCAGCCGCTGGATTCTCTGGAACGGTCCGCTGGCGACGACACAGCTTGACATTGCCGGGCTCGGTTGCCGCGGGCCGGTGCTTCATCGTGCGGCCGAAATCGTGCGCCCGTCATTTTATGAGTTGCTGCGGCTGATGGATATTGAGGACCGGGCCGCGGCGCTGGAGCGGCAGGCCGTGATCCTGAACATGCTGGCGGGGTTATTTCGTCTCCAATCCGCCGGGAATTTTAAGGCGTCCGGCCCCGGCTTGGAAGCCGCGATCGGACATATTCGGCGCCGCTTGGGGGCCCGGCTGACGGTCGGCGAACTGGCCGCGGTCAGCCGTTTGAGCGTGCCGCACTTCCGGAGAATGTTCCGCCGGCACACCGGCCGCAGTCCCGTGGAATTCATCATGGCCGCGCGCATTTCCCGCGCCAAGGATTTGCTGCTGCGGGGCGCTTCCATCAAGGAGGCCGCCGAAGAGACCGGGTTCGCCGACCAGTTTTATTTCATGCGCGTATTCCGGAATGTTGCCGGACAGACCGCGGGAGAATTTATCCGGGGGATGCCGCGCGCGCCGGCGCGCCAAGGCGGGGGCGGGTTATAACCGCCGCCGGCGGCAAAAGGCGCAAAATAATGTTTTTTTTCCTTGCGTTCTATCCGCAAGTCATGTTAGAAAAGTAACGCAACTTTGCAATTATGGTAATTACCGGAGGTAGATTGAATATGAAAAAGTTTCTGATGGCGGGCTTGTTAATCGGGGCGGGTTTAACGGTTGCATGGCCTTCATTTGCGGAAACCGCGCCGCAGAGCGAGGAGATTCCGCCGTGGTACCTCGGGCTCGGCGGCGGTTATATCAATTTTGAAGGCGACGAGGCCACCAAATCCGGGGGCTTTATCCAGTTGAAAATCGGCTATGATTACAATCCCCGCTGGTCATTTGAAGGCTCTCTCCTCGTTTTTCCCAAATTGAACCGCAATACCGTTTATGACTATGACGCCAATAATGTGCCGCATCCCCGGAAAGGGCTTGACGGCGAGTCCACATGGGCGCTCGGCTTGGCTGCGGACGCGCTTTTTCACATCATTGCCGCCGATGACCGCCACTGGGATCCGTATTTCCGGGTGGGTGTGGGTGGAAATTATTTCCAGCGCGAACGCGAGGACTGCTGGCGGATTGACCCCGTTCTGCGTTACGGCGGCGGTTTGGCTTATCACTTTAATCCGGAATGGTCCCTCGCTGTGGATTTGATGTGCGCTTCGCCGATCCACAAGGAACGGGATGCCATTGAGTTTAATTTCATGCCGAGCGTCGGCGTCAATTGGAAATGGGGCGCGCATGTCCCCGCGAAATACGTGGTTTCCGGCGGCCCGCTTGACAGCGACGGCGACGGTCTTTCCGATGCCGAGGAGCTTCAACTGGGCACCGACCCGCATAATCCCGACACGGACGGCGACGGTTTGACGGATGGGGAGGAAGTCAAAAAATATTTGACCGATCCCCTGAATCCGGATACCGACTATGACGGTCTGAAAGACGGCGCCGAAGTGTACAATTATAAAACCAATCCGCTTGTGCGCGATACCGACGCCGGTGGCGTGGCCGACGGCCATGAGGTCATTGAAGACGGCACCAATCCGCTGGATCCCAGCGACGACCTTTTGCTGTTCACCCTCCATATTGAATTTGAAACCGACAAAGCAGTCATTCGCAGCCAGTATTTTGCCGACCTGAACAAGATTGGCAAGGTGCTTGCCCGCGATCCGGGCGCAACCGCCCGCATTGAAGGCCATGCCGACAAGCGCAAAACTTCGGTTTTCAAATACAACATGGAGCTTTCCGCGCGCCGCGCCGCGGCCGTCCGGGATTACCTCCACAAAAACTTCAATATCCCGGTCAGTCGCATGAAGCCGGTCGGCTACGGTTATACCCGGCCGCTGGCGCCCAATGATTCCGTCAACGGCAATGAGAAGAACCGGCGCGTGGAAGTCTATATCCGCAAAGGTTCGGAACAGGCCGCCGCCCAACCTGCCGCCAAGCCGGAAGCCGGCAAACCGTAAGGAAACGTCCGGTTAACGTTCGGTCGGGGGTATATCAGCGCCGCCAGCGCCGGCGCGAAGGACGGAAGGAGCGGGTCATGACCTTCGGCGGAGGATAAAATTTTTCCGCCGGCATGTCCGGGTGGGTGGACAAGGGGATGCTCGCGCGGATAATCTTTTCAATCCGGAGCACATCCTGTTTCTGGTCAGGCATGGCCAGCGTGATGGCATGGCCGGTTTTGCCCGCCCGCCCGGTGCGTCCGATCCGGTGGACGTAATTTTCGGGATCGTCCGGCAAATCATAATTTATTACAAGCTCAATCCCGGCCACATCAATGCCCCTTGCGGCAATATCGGTTGCCACGAGAATGCGGTATTGCCCGGATTTGAAGCCCCGCAAGGCGTCCTTCCTCTGGCCTAAAGACCGGTCGGCGTGAATTTCCGCGACGGAGTGCCCCTTGTTTTCAAGCAGCCGCGCCACCCTGGCGGCCGACCGCTTTGTCCGCACAAATAAAAGCACCGAACCGGAATATTGTTTCAGCAATTCGTTCAGGAGATTTCCTTTCAATTCCCGCCGCGTGACGAAAAGTTCCTGCGAAACCAGTTCTGCGGCCGTGCCGGAGGGAGCGATTTCGGTCTGGACCGGCATTTGCATGTGCCGCGAAGCGATCTTGACTATGCTCGGCGGGATTGTTGCCGAAAAAAGCATGGTCTGCCGCGCGCGGGGAATAGTTTTCAATATGCGCTCAATCTGCGGTAGAAACCCCATGTCCAGCATTCGGTCGGCCTCATCCAGCACGAGGACGCCGACATCGTCCAGCCGCAGACGGTGATGTTCAATATGGTCGTTCAGCCGGCCGGGCGTGGCGATGATTATCTGGGGATTTTGTTTAAGCCGGAGAAGTTGTTCGTGCATGGAAGCCCCGCCGATGACGACGGTGGTTTTTAGTTTATAGACCGGCGTGATTTTTACCAGGGCGTCATTGACTTGCATGGCCAATTCGCGGGTCGGCACCAGCACCAGTCCGCGTTGACCCGGTTTTTGCCCCAGGCGCTGAACCATGGGAATGCCGAAGGCGAGCGTCTTGCCGGTGCCGGTCTGGGCGATGCCGATAAGGTCCTTTCCCTCAATGGCGATGGGAATGGCCTTGTATTGAATCGGGGTCGGCGTAATAAATTTATGCTCGTCAAGGGCATTTAACAGCCCGGGTTCTATGCCGAGCCCGCGGAAATTAATCTGGGAATGTGTCATCCTGTCTCCTGTTTATTTTCAGAACAATCCCCTGACTTTGCCGGTCTGGACGTCCACGTCAAGGTTGCGGAAGGCCGGGCTTGATGATGTGCCCGGCATGAGTTTGATGTCGCCCGCCACGGGCACGACGAATCCCGCGCCCTTGTAAATCAGGATATCGCGGATCGGCAGAGTCCAGCCGCGCGGCCGCCCTTTCACGTTCGGGTCGTGCGAGAGGCTTAAATGCGTCTTAACCATGCACGTGCCGAGTTGCGCGATTTCCGGGTCGGCTTCAAACGCCCGGGCCTTGGCTGCGGCGGTGTCGGTGTAAGTTACGCAGTCGGCGCCGTAAACTTCCTTCGCAATTATTTCAATCCGCTGGCGCAGCGGCATGGAAAGATCATAGAGGAATTTGAAATGGTTCTTTTCGCCGCAGGCGGCCATGACCGCCTCGGCCAGCTCCCGCGCTCCCTCGCCGCCCTTGAGCCAATGCTCGGAAAGCGCCGCCAGGGCGCCGTTTTGCTCGGCGATCTTTTTTATCAGCGCCACTTCCTCCCGGGTGTCGGTATGGAAACCGTTGATGCAGACCACCGGCCGCACGCCGCTTTTCTTGACGGTTTCAATATGGGCCGCCAGGTTTTCGCAGCCCTTTTCAAGCAGGGGCAGATTTTCGCGGCGATAGGCTTCGTCCAGCGGCAGCC
This is a stretch of genomic DNA from Kiritimatiellia bacterium. It encodes these proteins:
- a CDS encoding 3-isopropylmalate dehydrogenase, yielding MAKQYKIAVIPGDGTGPEVIREGLKVLEAAASRFGFKLDFTHYDLGGARYLKTGETCPASVVQELRKSDAIYLGAIGHPDVKPGILEKGILLALRFELDQYINLRPVKLFPGVDCPLKGKGPEQIDYVVVRENSGGMYTGTGGIMMKGTPNEVAVQNMLYSRFQVERCLRYAFEYTRKRNKRKTLALSGKTNVLTYVFDLWERAFHEIGQKDYPEIKRDYYHVDATTMWMVKNPEWFDVIVTENLFGDIITDLGAMTQGGMGIAAGGNINPEGVSMFEPIGGSAPKYTGKNVINPLAAVCAGQMMLAELGEAKGADAIEQAVMFVTANKVKNLGAGKMGYSTSEVGDMVAEKVAG
- a CDS encoding aspartate-semialdehyde dehydrogenase produces the protein MKKHKVGIVGIGAVGAEMIRVLRQRNFPVEEIRILARSERDEVIDGETFHVIPASPEAFQGLDFAFFAGTEGAKGASQQFGWPAVEKGVIVIDNGDDFRMDSRVPLVIPEINPQALDKHNGFIANPNCSSIIVLMALAPLHRVARIRRFVVSTYQAVSGTGRPAMVELEQQVRDYAAGKELKHSVYPHQIAFNLIPKIGGPKDELPGYTSEELKMLKETRKIFEDKRIRVCATCVRVPVLNGHCAAVNIEFDRPMTVDEARAILAKSPGVVVYDNLPADEYPMPVKISGQDNVYVGRIRPDESVKNGLALFVSGDNIRKGAATNAVQIAEHLIASGK
- a CDS encoding uroporphyrinogen decarboxylase family protein; the protein is MNERDRCLQTLLFKKPDMVPLTPGCGRESTIAAWRKQGLPADQANQYNEYAYRLAGGKLPWPQGGTNFSVNFMMIPQFEEKTIEENENSIIVQDWKGNVCEIDKKYSVEYLRSGRDFVTRRWLKCPVENRKDWEDMKKRYNANDPARLPPKAEELGRRLRGRDWFVEPNIYGPFWQLREWVGFEGLCMLFYDAPALAADMIAFWQEYIAGVLRQTFKYCIPDSIHISEDMAYKNFSMISPEMARKFMLPTWKRWGEIIRGAGVPVYACDSDGYVGELIPLWIEAGINVCDPMEVAAGNDIAALRKQFGKNMAFRGGVDKRAMARGGRVIEAEIERLRPVIEDDGYIPGCDHGVPPDVSWPDYVNYVRLLAKATGWL
- a CDS encoding AraC family transcriptional regulator; amino-acid sequence: MDKTIAKITVFRETRFRTPGVYERRAGLWVDRIGSARDAGKDLCRLRILGQCAVVAVESGAGVLITQSGGRYPVQAGDAFLLLPEEPAVYGPDRTWFSRWILWNGPLATTQLDIAGLGCRGPVLHRAAEIVRPSFYELLRLMDIEDRAAALERQAVILNMLAGLFRLQSAGNFKASGPGLEAAIGHIRRRLGARLTVGELAAVSRLSVPHFRRMFRRHTGRSPVEFIMAARISRAKDLLLRGASIKEAAEETGFADQFYFMRVFRNVAGQTAGEFIRGMPRAPARQGGGGL
- a CDS encoding OmpA family protein; amino-acid sequence: MKKFLMAGLLIGAGLTVAWPSFAETAPQSEEIPPWYLGLGGGYINFEGDEATKSGGFIQLKIGYDYNPRWSFEGSLLVFPKLNRNTVYDYDANNVPHPRKGLDGESTWALGLAADALFHIIAADDRHWDPYFRVGVGGNYFQREREDCWRIDPVLRYGGGLAYHFNPEWSLAVDLMCASPIHKERDAIEFNFMPSVGVNWKWGAHVPAKYVVSGGPLDSDGDGLSDAEELQLGTDPHNPDTDGDGLTDGEEVKKYLTDPLNPDTDYDGLKDGAEVYNYKTNPLVRDTDAGGVADGHEVIEDGTNPLDPSDDLLLFTLHIEFETDKAVIRSQYFADLNKIGKVLARDPGATARIEGHADKRKTSVFKYNMELSARRAAAVRDYLHKNFNIPVSRMKPVGYGYTRPLAPNDSVNGNEKNRRVEVYIRKGSEQAAAQPAAKPEAGKP
- a CDS encoding DEAD/DEAH box helicase — its product is MTHSQINFRGLGIEPGLLNALDEHKFITPTPIQYKAIPIAIEGKDLIGIAQTGTGKTLAFGIPMVQRLGQKPGQRGLVLVPTRELAMQVNDALVKITPVYKLKTTVVIGGASMHEQLLRLKQNPQIIIATPGRLNDHIEHHRLRLDDVGVLVLDEADRMLDMGFLPQIERILKTIPRARQTMLFSATIPPSIVKIASRHMQMPVQTEIAPSGTAAELVSQELFVTRRELKGNLLNELLKQYSGSVLLFVRTKRSAARVARLLENKGHSVAEIHADRSLGQRKDALRGFKSGQYRILVATDIAARGIDVAGIELVINYDLPDDPENYVHRIGRTGRAGKTGHAITLAMPDQKQDVLRIEKIIRASIPLSTHPDMPAEKFYPPPKVMTRSFRPSRRRWRR